In one Rhizobium leguminosarum genomic region, the following are encoded:
- a CDS encoding FadR/GntR family transcriptional regulator, with amino-acid sequence MFSPVESRRLYRQVADQIRLMIASGELTVGQRLPAERDLAEQLSVSRPTVREALIVLEVEGLVNIRMGSGIYVVRQHAATVAGSEREPVEGPFELLQARSIIECAIAEEAAGCATTEGIALLDEALTRMSGGVNDASTVLAADRAFHTGIAAIVGNATLIRVTGEMFDMRMTPYFAKLASHFEGPGTWRSAVDEHRTIRDAIAAGDAAGAKAAMRAHLTMSQKRFSESFGEVSGEEERGRSKRPAKGTTKT; translated from the coding sequence ATGTTTTCGCCTGTTGAATCACGCCGCCTCTACAGGCAGGTGGCGGACCAGATCCGTTTGATGATCGCCAGCGGCGAGCTTACCGTCGGCCAGCGGCTGCCGGCCGAACGCGACCTGGCGGAACAACTGTCGGTGTCACGCCCGACCGTCCGCGAAGCGCTGATCGTCCTGGAGGTCGAAGGCCTCGTCAACATCCGCATGGGATCCGGCATCTATGTGGTGCGCCAGCATGCCGCGACTGTGGCGGGGAGCGAGCGCGAGCCGGTGGAGGGGCCTTTCGAGCTGCTGCAGGCGCGCTCCATCATCGAATGCGCCATTGCCGAGGAAGCCGCGGGCTGCGCCACGACGGAAGGCATCGCCCTGCTCGATGAAGCGCTGACGCGTATGAGCGGCGGCGTCAACGATGCGAGCACGGTGCTTGCCGCCGATCGCGCCTTCCACACCGGCATTGCCGCAATCGTCGGCAATGCGACACTGATCCGGGTAACGGGCGAGATGTTCGACATGCGGATGACGCCTTATTTCGCCAAGCTCGCCAGCCACTTCGAGGGGCCGGGAACATGGCGCAGCGCCGTCGATGAACATCGGACCATTCGCGACGCGATCGCCGCCGGCGATGCCGCGGGCGCCAAGGCGGCCATGCGCGCCCATCTCACCATGTCGCAGAAGAGGTTTTCCGAGAGCTTCGGGGAGGTTTCGGGAGAGGAGGAGCGCGGCCGCAGCAAGCGGCCTGCGAAAGGAACGACCAAGACTTGA
- a CDS encoding sialic acid TRAP transporter substrate-binding protein SiaP, protein MKSRLATILCTAAAIMATTAVAHAETVLKWAHVYETSEPFHTDSVWAAEEINKRTDGRYKIEVYPASQLGKEADINQGLKLGTVDIIISGSSFAARDYKPIGVTYFPYIFRGPDHLIAYTKSDVFKRLAKGYEDKTGNHIAAVSYYGTRHTTSNKPIAKCADMQALKIRVPDVPAYLAMPRACGANTTPIAFAEVYLALQNGTVEAQENPLTTIEAKKFYEVQKNIILTGHIVDHLNTVISKTRWASLSDEDKKIFGDVMQEAAERTSKTIAGKEASLVATFKEKGLNVAEVDKSDFEKAVMEKVKFEDFGYEKADWEAIRAIQ, encoded by the coding sequence ATGAAGAGCAGACTGGCAACGATACTTTGCACCGCAGCCGCGATCATGGCGACGACGGCGGTCGCGCATGCTGAGACAGTGCTGAAATGGGCGCATGTCTATGAAACGTCCGAGCCCTTCCACACAGATTCCGTCTGGGCTGCGGAAGAGATTAACAAGCGCACCGACGGGCGTTACAAGATCGAGGTCTATCCGGCCTCGCAGCTCGGCAAGGAAGCCGATATCAACCAGGGCCTCAAGCTAGGCACGGTCGACATCATCATCTCGGGATCGAGCTTCGCGGCGCGCGACTACAAGCCGATCGGCGTCACCTACTTCCCCTATATTTTTCGCGGTCCCGATCATTTGATCGCCTACACCAAGAGCGATGTCTTCAAACGCCTTGCCAAAGGTTATGAGGACAAAACCGGCAATCACATTGCCGCCGTCAGCTATTACGGCACGCGCCACACGACATCGAACAAGCCGATCGCCAAATGCGCCGATATGCAGGCATTGAAGATCCGGGTGCCCGACGTTCCGGCCTATCTCGCCATGCCGCGGGCCTGCGGCGCCAACACCACGCCGATCGCTTTCGCCGAGGTCTATCTCGCTTTGCAGAACGGCACGGTCGAGGCACAGGAAAACCCGCTGACCACAATCGAGGCGAAGAAGTTCTACGAAGTCCAAAAGAACATCATCCTCACCGGCCACATCGTTGATCACCTCAACACCGTGATTTCGAAGACGCGGTGGGCGAGCCTGTCCGACGAAGACAAAAAGATCTTCGGCGACGTCATGCAGGAGGCCGCCGAGCGCACGAGCAAGACGATTGCCGGGAAGGAGGCCAGCCTGGTTGCGACCTTCAAGGAGAAGGGCCTGAACGTTGCCGAGGTCGATAAGAGCGACTTCGAGAAGGCAGTGATGGAAAAGGTCAAGTTCGAGGATTTTGGCTACGAGAAGGCCGATTGGGAAGCAATCCGCGCGATCCAGTAA
- a CDS encoding TRAP transporter small permease, with the protein MSQEIHTQITAEDIGHEFEGHAPTANISDYAIEDWITLIVFWLMAGCVFLQFFTRYVLNDSYAWTEEIAINCLIGVVFLGAVMCVRTSRHIQVDVFYHYMPAGLARVLATVVDIVRIGFFAYGCHLMWRYVEIVVDEQMVTVELPRNIVFYSVLVAFVLMLIRAVIVFIANMRRGYSVLERPEEFQTVED; encoded by the coding sequence ATGTCGCAAGAAATACACACGCAAATCACGGCCGAGGATATCGGTCACGAATTCGAAGGGCATGCGCCGACCGCAAACATTTCGGACTACGCCATCGAAGACTGGATCACGCTGATCGTCTTCTGGCTAATGGCGGGCTGCGTCTTTCTGCAGTTTTTCACCCGCTATGTGCTGAACGACAGCTATGCATGGACCGAGGAGATCGCGATCAACTGCCTGATCGGCGTCGTCTTTCTGGGGGCCGTCATGTGCGTGCGCACCTCGCGGCATATCCAGGTGGACGTGTTCTACCACTATATGCCGGCGGGCCTTGCCCGCGTGCTGGCGACCGTCGTCGACATCGTTCGCATCGGCTTCTTCGCCTATGGCTGCCACTTGATGTGGCGCTATGTCGAGATCGTCGTCGACGAGCAGATGGTCACCGTCGAGCTGCCGCGCAACATCGTCTTCTACTCCGTTCTCGTCGCCTTCGTGTTGATGCTGATCCGCGCGGTCATCGTCTTCATCGCCAATATGCGCCGCGGCTACTCCGTTCTGGAGCGCCCGGAAGAATTCCAGACTGTCGAGGATTGA
- a CDS encoding TRAP transporter large permease has translation MLLLLGSFLVLMLIGVPVAISMAVASVLYIVLYGVAPDIIVAQRMIAGVESFPLLAVPFFILAGNLMNSAGVTGRIYSFAVALVGWMKGGLAQVNIIGSVIFSGMSGTALADAAGIGTIEIKAMKDHGYPVEAAVGVTAASATLGPIFPPSLPFVIYGMMANVSIGALFMAGILPGIVMTLLMMITVAAFAYWKRCGSDAPFDVKQLLSAGMEIVVVLAVPVAIYLLMQAGVSMNAAAGIALAALLALDWYFGFSAVMALMTPVILIGGMTMGWFTPTEAAVAAVIWSLFLGLVRYRTMTFSTLAKASFDTIETTASVLFIVTAASVFAWLLTVSQAAALLSDAILSITDNKWVFLILVNLLMLFVGCFLDTIAAITILVPILLPIVAKFDIDPVQFGLIMTLNLMIGLLHPPLGMVLFVLSRVAKLSVERTTMAILPWLVPLFLALILITFVPTISLWLPEQLGLLR, from the coding sequence ATGCTGCTTCTTCTTGGCTCGTTTCTGGTGCTGATGCTGATCGGGGTGCCTGTTGCCATCTCGATGGCCGTCGCATCCGTGCTTTACATCGTTCTCTACGGCGTTGCGCCCGACATCATCGTTGCCCAGCGCATGATCGCCGGTGTCGAAAGCTTCCCGCTGCTCGCCGTCCCGTTCTTCATCCTGGCAGGCAACCTGATGAATTCAGCCGGCGTCACCGGCCGCATCTATTCCTTCGCAGTGGCGCTCGTAGGCTGGATGAAGGGCGGGCTGGCGCAGGTCAACATCATCGGATCCGTCATCTTCTCCGGCATGTCGGGCACCGCACTTGCCGATGCGGCCGGTATCGGCACGATCGAGATCAAGGCGATGAAGGATCACGGCTATCCGGTCGAGGCCGCGGTCGGCGTGACGGCGGCGTCGGCAACGCTTGGCCCGATCTTCCCGCCGTCGCTGCCTTTCGTGATTTACGGCATGATGGCGAACGTCTCGATCGGCGCGCTTTTCATGGCCGGCATCCTGCCCGGCATCGTCATGACGTTGCTGATGATGATCACCGTCGCCGCCTTTGCCTATTGGAAGCGCTGCGGCTCGGACGCGCCCTTCGATGTAAAGCAGCTGCTGTCGGCGGGAATGGAAATCGTCGTCGTTCTGGCGGTGCCCGTAGCAATCTATCTGCTGATGCAGGCGGGCGTATCGATGAATGCTGCGGCGGGCATAGCCCTTGCCGCGCTTCTCGCCCTCGACTGGTATTTCGGCTTTTCTGCTGTCATGGCGCTGATGACACCCGTGATCCTGATCGGCGGCATGACAATGGGCTGGTTCACGCCGACTGAGGCGGCCGTCGCGGCCGTCATCTGGTCGCTGTTTCTCGGGCTCGTGCGCTACCGCACCATGACGTTCTCGACTCTTGCCAAGGCAAGCTTCGATACGATCGAGACGACGGCATCGGTTCTCTTCATCGTCACCGCCGCCTCGGTCTTCGCATGGCTGCTGACGGTGAGCCAGGCCGCAGCACTCTTGTCCGATGCGATCCTGTCGATCACCGACAATAAATGGGTGTTCCTGATCCTCGTGAACCTGCTGATGCTTTTTGTCGGCTGTTTTCTGGATACGATCGCGGCCATCACCATCCTCGTGCCGATCCTGCTGCCGATCGTCGCCAAGTTCGACATCGATCCGGTTCAGTTCGGCCTGATCATGACGCTGAACCTGATGATCGGCCTGCTGCATCCGCCGCTCGGCATGGTGCTTTTCGTGCTGTCGAGGGTGGCGAAACTCTCGGTCGAACGCACGACCATGGCGATCCTGCCCTGGTTGGTGCCGCTCTTCCTGGCGCTGATCCTGATCACCTTCGTGCCCACCATATCGCTCTGGCTGCCGGAGCAGCTCGGGCTGCTGAGATAG
- a CDS encoding L-idonate 5-dehydrogenase, which yields MHTRLARLYQKGDLRIETDTVPVPGPGEVLLKMAAAGICGSDLHYYQDGGFGPIRVREPIIPGHEASGIVSQTGEGVDLEAGTLVAVNPSQPCGHCEYCEKGLPIHCLEMRFMGSAMRQPHEQGMFREWLVVPARQCFDVGAATTAAEAACSEPLSVCLHAASRAGEITGKRVLITGAGPIGALMVAVAAYHGAAEIVVTDLADAALERARAMGASRSINVSRDAAALAEFEAGKGYFDLVFECSAAAPAIRSAIAAIRPRGTIVQVGVTGEILIPLNAIVGKELHIHGTQRFHKEFATAVDLIASRTIDVRPIISHSLPLERATAAFILAGDRTAACKVQLTF from the coding sequence ATGCACACACGTCTGGCGCGGCTTTACCAAAAGGGCGATCTCAGGATCGAAACCGACACCGTTCCGGTCCCCGGTCCAGGCGAGGTGCTTCTCAAAATGGCGGCCGCAGGCATCTGCGGCTCCGATCTGCATTATTATCAGGATGGCGGCTTCGGGCCGATCAGGGTTCGCGAGCCAATCATACCGGGTCACGAGGCTTCGGGAATCGTGAGCCAGACAGGCGAGGGCGTCGACCTTGAGGCCGGCACGCTGGTGGCGGTCAATCCGAGCCAGCCCTGCGGACATTGCGAGTATTGTGAGAAGGGCTTGCCGATCCATTGCCTGGAGATGCGCTTCATGGGCAGCGCGATGCGGCAGCCGCATGAGCAGGGCATGTTCCGCGAGTGGCTGGTGGTGCCGGCCAGGCAGTGCTTCGACGTGGGGGCCGCGACCACAGCCGCGGAAGCCGCCTGCAGCGAGCCCCTCTCGGTCTGCCTGCATGCCGCATCGCGCGCGGGCGAAATCACAGGCAAACGTGTCCTCATCACCGGCGCCGGCCCAATCGGCGCCTTGATGGTTGCCGTAGCCGCTTATCACGGTGCAGCCGAGATCGTGGTGACCGATCTCGCGGACGCGGCGTTGGAGAGGGCCAGGGCGATGGGCGCCAGCCGGTCGATCAACGTTTCCCGGGATGCCGCAGCACTTGCGGAATTCGAGGCCGGGAAAGGCTATTTCGATCTCGTTTTCGAATGCTCAGCCGCCGCCCCGGCGATCCGCAGCGCCATCGCCGCCATCCGGCCGCGCGGCACCATCGTGCAGGTCGGCGTCACGGGAGAGATTCTGATCCCTCTCAACGCGATTGTCGGCAAGGAGCTTCACATCCACGGAACGCAGCGCTTCCACAAGGAATTCGCCACTGCCGTCGACCTGATCGCGAGCCGCACGATCGACGTACGTCCGATTATTAGCCACAGCCTGCCGCTTGAACGAGCCACTGCAGCTTTCATTCTTGCTGGTGACCGCACGGCCGCCTGTAAGGTGCAGCTTACGTTTTAA
- a CDS encoding NAD(P)/FAD-dependent oxidoreductase, which produces MTQAAQNVFIASRLPKHAGGSGWVATLPPRMPRPALDEAISVDVAIIGGGFAGLSSAHRTSRLDPAIRVAILEAGIVAEGPAGANSGFIIDLPHEVSSDDFSGESEGKFRDSVLLQRSAIALASELAAANGWGKDMFDPCGRYSVAMSAEGDKHLEAYSLQLSKMGEKHRLLKSPEIEAVTGSQAFTSGLFSPGTIIIQPAAYISGVADCLKLPVRLFEQTPALSFERSGGGWLVKTPKGSVQAGKIILANNGHAESFGFFRGRLLHVFTYASLTEEFDPARLGGDRKWAATPALPMGTTVRRINTGGGDRILVRSRYSYNPSIEISDAAIRSAGRLHDGKFAHRFPGLAGVGMQYRWGGAMALTRNHVPAFGEIERGVFAACGCNGLGASNSTAAGIAAAERVLGHQSELGRVYNRLATPVALPPQPLTTIGARIHLAYREWRAGAE; this is translated from the coding sequence GTGACCCAGGCCGCACAGAACGTCTTCATCGCATCCAGGCTTCCCAAACACGCCGGCGGGTCGGGCTGGGTGGCCACACTTCCGCCGCGCATGCCGCGACCGGCCCTGGACGAAGCGATCAGCGTCGATGTCGCGATCATCGGCGGCGGTTTTGCCGGCCTGTCTTCGGCCCACCGAACCTCGCGGCTCGACCCGGCCATCCGGGTGGCCATTCTCGAAGCCGGCATTGTCGCTGAAGGCCCGGCCGGCGCCAATTCGGGCTTCATCATCGATTTGCCCCACGAGGTTTCCTCGGATGATTTCAGCGGCGAGTCGGAAGGCAAGTTCCGCGACTCCGTGCTCCTGCAGCGTTCGGCCATCGCTCTTGCGAGCGAACTCGCCGCCGCGAACGGCTGGGGAAAGGACATGTTCGATCCCTGCGGCCGCTACAGCGTCGCGATGAGCGCGGAGGGCGACAAGCATCTCGAAGCCTATTCGCTGCAGCTTTCGAAGATGGGCGAAAAGCATCGCCTGCTCAAAAGCCCGGAAATCGAAGCCGTGACGGGATCGCAGGCCTTCACCTCGGGCCTGTTCTCGCCCGGTACGATCATCATCCAGCCGGCCGCCTATATCAGCGGGGTGGCCGACTGCCTGAAGCTGCCGGTGAGGCTGTTCGAGCAGACACCCGCCCTCTCCTTCGAGCGCTCCGGCGGCGGCTGGCTGGTGAAGACGCCGAAAGGATCGGTGCAGGCGGGCAAAATCATCCTGGCCAATAACGGCCATGCAGAAAGCTTCGGCTTCTTCCGCGGGCGTCTCCTGCATGTCTTCACCTATGCGTCCCTGACGGAGGAATTCGATCCGGCAAGGCTCGGCGGCGACAGGAAGTGGGCGGCGACCCCGGCGCTGCCAATGGGAACGACAGTGCGCCGCATCAACACCGGCGGCGGCGACCGCATCCTCGTGCGATCGCGCTACAGCTACAATCCGAGCATTGAAATCAGCGATGCCGCCATCCGCAGCGCCGGCCGCCTGCATGACGGCAAATTCGCCCATCGTTTCCCCGGTCTTGCCGGCGTCGGCATGCAGTATCGCTGGGGAGGCGCGATGGCGCTGACGCGCAACCATGTGCCGGCCTTCGGGGAAATCGAGCGCGGTGTGTTCGCGGCCTGCGGCTGCAACGGCCTCGGCGCATCGAACTCGACCGCCGCCGGCATCGCCGCAGCCGAACGCGTGCTCGGGCACCAATCCGAACTCGGCCGCGTCTACAACCGCCTGGCGACGCCGGTTGCGCTGCCGCCGCAGCCGCTGACGACGATCGGCGCCAGGATTCATCTCGCCTATCGCGAATGGCGTGCGGGAGCGGAATGA
- a CDS encoding dihydrodipicolinate synthase family protein, protein MTAFPLPGLNLAITTPFDDAGRIDYGRLEINVEHYLAAGVRSFLFSSGTGMHVYLSKQESEELIARGVKLVNGRAKVIAQTSALLVEDVVERTARARDAGAEGVMVLPPFFEGPTDDQGILDFYAEVAKSGLPVIGYNVPQAVGVAIKPELLDRLNDIPGFCAVKDSSGDLGKQAALIRTGRFVMNGADPLVPYALYAGCDGLIWGGANFAPKTSVALVEAAAQHNWDEVRSLWKILEPAMGLIWEGDYVQSVYAAAELIGYGAGAPRRPLRALAPEKLPALRRAIEPLMEREAI, encoded by the coding sequence ATGACCGCCTTTCCCCTTCCAGGACTCAATCTCGCAATCACCACCCCATTCGACGATGCCGGCCGCATCGACTACGGACGGCTTGAAATCAACGTCGAACACTATCTCGCCGCGGGCGTCCGCAGCTTCTTGTTCAGCTCCGGGACGGGAATGCACGTCTATCTCTCCAAGCAAGAATCCGAGGAACTGATCGCCCGTGGCGTGAAACTCGTCAATGGCCGCGCCAAGGTGATCGCCCAGACTTCGGCCCTCCTGGTGGAAGACGTGGTGGAGCGGACCGCCCGCGCCCGCGATGCCGGCGCCGAGGGCGTCATGGTACTTCCGCCCTTCTTCGAAGGACCGACCGACGACCAGGGCATCCTCGATTTCTACGCCGAGGTCGCCAAATCAGGCCTTCCCGTCATCGGCTATAATGTGCCCCAGGCGGTTGGTGTCGCCATCAAACCGGAGCTCCTCGATAGACTGAACGACATTCCGGGCTTTTGCGCCGTCAAGGACAGCAGCGGGGATTTGGGAAAACAGGCCGCCCTCATCCGTACCGGCCGTTTTGTCATGAACGGCGCCGACCCTCTCGTTCCCTATGCGCTCTATGCCGGATGCGACGGCCTGATCTGGGGTGGCGCAAATTTCGCACCGAAAACCTCTGTCGCCCTCGTCGAGGCGGCGGCTCAGCACAACTGGGATGAGGTGCGCTCGCTCTGGAAAATCCTGGAGCCGGCGATGGGTCTGATCTGGGAAGGCGATTACGTGCAGTCCGTCTACGCAGCCGCCGAGCTGATCGGTTATGGCGCCGGCGCTCCGAGAAGGCCGCTGCGCGCCCTTGCCCCGGAAAAGCTTCCCGCTCTCCGGCGCGCGATCGAACCGCTCATGGAGCGGGAAGCGATTTGA
- a CDS encoding IS630 family transposase has translation MVGRRADLVVLSDADRSFLESQVRRLKAPRSLSDRCRMVLLCAQGLQSKDVAERLGVHEHTVGKWRRRFVQDGMEGLTDEYRAGRPRTVSDAQVAQVVERTLNTTPKDATHWSIRSMAADSGLSHTTIRRIWTAFGLQPHRAETFKLSSDPLFVDKVQDIVGLYMSPPDRAIVLCVDEKSQIQALDREQPVLPMAPGVAERRTHTYVRNGTTSLFAALDIATGAVIGHCYKRHRATEFLDFLKRIDAEMPNGPDVHLVMDNYATHKTPRIKAWLARRPHWHVHFTPTSASWINQVERWFAELTRKQLQRGVHRSTAELEADIDAFIESHNENPTPYKWVKSADQILASVKRFCQKTMNRTSDSGD, from the coding sequence ATGGTTGGCAGGCGGGCGGACCTCGTCGTTCTGAGCGACGCGGATAGAAGTTTTCTCGAATCTCAGGTTCGCCGGCTTAAAGCGCCACGCTCCTTATCGGATCGCTGCCGGATGGTCTTGCTGTGCGCGCAGGGTCTGCAAAGCAAGGACGTTGCCGAACGCCTGGGCGTTCATGAGCACACGGTTGGCAAATGGCGCCGCCGGTTCGTACAGGATGGTATGGAAGGGTTGACGGATGAATATCGTGCCGGCCGACCGCGAACTGTCTCCGACGCGCAGGTTGCCCAGGTCGTCGAACGTACCTTGAACACCACCCCCAAGGATGCCACGCACTGGTCCATCCGTTCGATGGCAGCCGATAGCGGACTGTCGCATACCACCATTCGTCGGATTTGGACCGCATTCGGCCTGCAGCCGCACCGTGCCGAGACATTCAAGCTTTCCTCTGATCCGCTCTTCGTCGACAAGGTGCAGGACATCGTCGGCCTCTATATGTCGCCCCCGGACCGGGCGATCGTGCTCTGCGTGGATGAGAAATCGCAAATCCAGGCACTGGATCGCGAGCAGCCTGTGCTGCCCATGGCGCCGGGTGTCGCCGAACGACGGACCCATACCTATGTCCGCAACGGCACGACATCGCTGTTCGCCGCGCTCGACATTGCCACTGGGGCAGTGATCGGCCATTGCTACAAGCGTCACCGGGCCACTGAGTTCCTCGACTTCCTGAAGCGGATTGATGCCGAAATGCCCAATGGACCAGACGTGCATCTGGTGATGGACAACTATGCGACCCACAAGACGCCAAGGATCAAGGCCTGGCTCGCGCGCCGCCCGCACTGGCATGTTCACTTCACGCCAACGTCGGCATCCTGGATCAATCAGGTCGAGCGCTGGTTCGCAGAGTTGACGCGAAAACAGTTGCAGCGCGGCGTACACCGATCCACCGCAGAGTTGGAAGCCGACATCGACGCCTTCATCGAAAGTCACAACGAAAACCCAACCCCATACAAGTGGGTCAAATCCGCCGACCAGATCCTCGCATCCGTCAAGCGATTCTGCCAAAAGACAATGAACCGAACTTCAGATTCAGGTGACTAG
- a CDS encoding GntR family transcriptional regulator, whose protein sequence is MNAEIASPDRKTSLELALRRRILTMELPPGSVLDEVALSEEFGLSRPPVRELMRQMAGEGFIELETNRAARVSSMSYQSLRDFFLLAPMIYITANKLAAENRTKAELEVLKQIQRAFRKAVEDYDVEGRVFHNDQFHRQVGEMAHNVYVVPSLRRLQIDHARIGKIFYQHPNTPRMQEELELASDQHEEMIEAIERRDAEASGELARLHIELSRRNMAMYAAPEGLEAPTL, encoded by the coding sequence ATGAACGCTGAAATCGCCAGTCCCGACCGCAAGACCAGCCTCGAACTTGCGCTGCGCAGGCGCATCCTGACAATGGAGCTGCCGCCGGGGTCGGTGCTTGATGAAGTGGCCTTGAGCGAAGAGTTCGGGCTCTCCCGCCCGCCAGTACGCGAGCTGATGCGGCAGATGGCCGGCGAGGGTTTTATCGAGCTCGAGACGAACCGCGCCGCCCGCGTCAGCTCGATGAGCTATCAGTCGCTGCGCGACTTCTTCCTGCTGGCGCCGATGATTTACATCACCGCCAACAAGCTCGCGGCGGAGAACCGCACCAAAGCGGAACTCGAGGTCCTCAAGCAGATCCAGCGCGCCTTCCGCAAAGCGGTCGAGGATTACGACGTCGAGGGCCGGGTGTTCCACAACGACCAGTTCCACCGGCAGGTCGGCGAGATGGCCCACAATGTCTATGTCGTTCCAAGCCTGCGCCGCCTGCAGATCGACCACGCCCGTATCGGCAAAATCTTTTACCAGCACCCGAACACGCCGCGCATGCAGGAAGAACTCGAGCTGGCATCGGATCAGCACGAGGAGATGATCGAGGCCATCGAGCGGCGGGATGCCGAAGCCTCCGGCGAGCTGGCGCGCCTCCATATCGAACTCTCCCGGAGGAATATGGCCATGTATGCGGCCCCCGAGGGACTGGAGGCGCCGACCCTCTAG